The Paenibacillus sp. FSL H7-0357 nucleotide sequence CAAGGGGCAAGCCAATAAGCTTTCACAATTAATGACTGATGAGCATGTGCAAGATTTTAAAAACTATATGCAAGCGATTTGGCTTATTAATACCAGTAGCGTATTAAGTGAAGAGTTGCAACAAGCATCGTTGGATTTCCAAGCTAATCTATTTGGTATTCAAGGTCAAAAAACACAAGATGAAATTGCAATTCAATTAACACAAAGTGTAATGAGTGATTACTTAGGTCAAATGTTTGCAAAACGCCATTTTACAGCTGAAGCGAAGCAAGACGTGGAAAAAATGGTGAAGGAATTTATTGCGGTGTACAAGGAGCGTATTAAGGCGCTCGATTGGATGTCTGAAACCACTAAAGCTAAAGCTATGCTGAAGCTAGATAAAATGACCTACAAGATCGGTTATCCTGATAAATGGGATGACAGATTTAAAGACGTATCCATCGTATCCATTAAAGAGGGTGGAACATTATTTGATAACTTTGTAGCTATTCGCAAAGCATCATGGAAAACAGAAGTAGCAACATTGGGCCAACCTGTGGATAAAAGTAAATGGCAAATGAGTGTTTACAATGTTAACGCCTATTACAACGCACTCAATAATGAAATTGTATTCCCAGCAGGTATTCTTCAAGCACCATTTTATGATATTAATGCGAAGCATGAAACAAATTTAGGTGCAATTGGTATGGTGATTGCCCATGAAATCAGCCATGCATTTGATAATCTCGGCTCTTCCTATGATGAAAATGGAAATGCTGTAAACTGGTGGACACCTGAGGACTATAAGAAGTTCCAAGAAAAAACGGAGCAAGTGATTGCTTATTATAACGGACTGGAAGTCATTCCTGGTGTATATAATAACGGTAGCTTGACTGTGAGCGAAAATATTGCTGATCTTGGTGGTATGGCCGCCTCCTTGCAAGTATTGTCTCAAACGAAAAATGCTGATTACAAAGCTTACTTTGAAGGCTATGCAACGATTTGGCGTACAACAATGAGTAAGGAAGTGGTTGCCTATCTTTCTAGCAATGACACACATTCCGCTAACAAAATTCGTGTGAATCGCACAGTTGCCAGCTTTAAAGAATTTTATGATACCTATGGAATTACAGAAAAAGATACGATGTATGTAGCGCCAGAGCAGCGTGTGAGTATCTGGTAGAGTATTATAAGTTCTAATTTATTTTTGCCTAAAATATAAAGGATTGTTTCCACGACATTTCGGGTGTTAGCCTGACTGCTTGGAAAAGGGGCTACTAAGAATGTTATATTGACCTATTTACAGCCGCAATAACACTCCAAAGCTCTTTCCCACTTGAACCATGAGTAGGAATGAGCTTTTTTACATACCCAAAATCAAAGAAGGATGAAACAAATGGCAAAACGTGTACAGGTTGTGACAGCAGAATTGAAAAAACAGCAACCAGTGCAGAAAGCAGAAAAGAAGGTACGGTCTATAGCACAGGCCCGCGCATTATACGAGCTAATTGTTGGAATTCATGATAACTGTCAGCAAGCCCGGGAGTACGTGAGTAGCAGGGTTACATCGTTCTGGACGGACTGAAGGTTAGTGTAGGCTTATGCAGTATAATCGGGGGGAAATGCTGCTGAAAAAAAGGGGAGAAGTATGTAGTGCCCTAGCTTTAATTGTTTTTTCACCATGAAAATGGTGATGGTAAAAAAATGTCGAAGTATTGACTCGGATGAAAATGGAATCATACACTTTGGTAAATTCTCAGATATACTGAAGTTGCTGTTTTCAAAAAAAATAAAGTGTTAAAATGGCAGATGGATACTGGATGAAGGAAAAAATAAAAGGGTGGTGGAAAATGGCAAACTATACGCACCTTATGAATAGCAGTTGGTACGGTGAAATATCAAATTCCAATATTTCGGATATTAAAGAAAGCATTTTACGTTCAAAGACGGAACGAGGTATTATACTCCAACTCGTGGAGCTTTTCAAGTTAGGAGATTTTACGCAAAAAACACTCTTAATTCACTTGTTAAATCATTCTGAAGATGAAGCAGCATTAAATCTTTGCATTCGGATTTTTTGCTCAATTTGTACGCATGAAGATTTAAGAGACTCGAACAATCTTCTGTTTTTAGAAAATGCTACAGAAGATGTGGTTCATACATTTGCGTCAGCGGCAGTTACAACGCTTTCTCTCGAAGTTGTTCCATACCTATTAGCATTGCTTGAAGATTGGGATGAAATTAATGATACGTCGATCATTATAAGGGATTCGATAGATGCTTTTATTGAATTTGAAGAGCATTTAGGTGATGGTGCAACCGTGGAAGAGATTGGTCAATATTATTTGGAGTACATTAACAGGTGTAACTCGGAAAAGTATTACTATAATCAAGAAATTGCATTTATTGGTAATTTAACAAAAAAATTAATTGAAAGAGTTATGATTGCCGCTAATACCGGACAGCGTCTTGAAATGGAGTTAGTTCCATCCTTACTATCGATTTGGTCTGGGGAGAAAGTGCCAGGCGATTACTACACAGTAATAAATGCAGACAACTATAAAGGTTTTATTAATTATGTCGAAGGACTTTCAAAGAAAAACTGGGAGAAGGGACATAAGTATTTTTACGGACTTAAAGTATAATGTACGGTTATAAGACACCCTCTGTGATAACATGATGTGAAATAACCCGTGATAAAATGAGGGCTGCCCAGTTCCAAATGAACTCATCATTCAACTAACAACACATATAACTTAACAATAGCGTTACGATGATCAGGTCGATTATGGTAAGATACCACCATGATTGACCTGTTTTTTTGTTGTTTCATAGGAATTCGAGCAATTCATGGAAAACAGTGTCCTCTAGATCAAGCGGAAATTATTTGCTACAGATAAATAATCATTGGAGGGACTGCTAATGGAACTAGATGATCAAGTATATAAACAAATTTTACAATTGTGTAAAGAGGGAGATGCTTTAACTGAAAAAGGACAAATTATTAAAGCTATCGAGAGTTATACTGCCGCTCTGGAACTGGTTCCGTTACCGAAGAACAACTGGGAAACAAGTACATGGATTTATACAGCATTAGGCGACGCTTATTTTCATAACAATAGCTACGAAATGGCCAAAAGTAATTTTTATAATGCTTTAAACTGTCCAGATGGGATTTCAAATCCATTTATTTTACTGAGACTAGGAGAGAGTTTGTTCGAGTGTGGGGAGCTTGCTAAAGCTAAGGACTATCTGTTAAGAGCTTACATGTTAGAAGGATACAAAATTTATTTTAGTGAAGATGATAAGTATTTTGAATTGATTAAAGATATGATTTGAGGAGGTTAATATGGCTACTTTGCAATCACCAATCAATGAAAAGTTTGAAAGTCTTGTGAGTGAAAGTAATGAACAATTTAATAATGGAAATCATGAAGATTCTATTTCTTTGTTAGAAGAGGCTTGGAATTTAATACCCGACCCAAAGGGGATATATTGTGAAGAAAGCTATCATTTGGTGAAGGATGTTATTGCTACTTGTTTAATTATTAATGATCTTAAGAAAGCAAAACTGTGGGCAGATAAAATATTTTTAACTGGATTTGATCGCATAGATTCGGGTGATAAGGAATTTATTTCTGGAAAAGTTGCTTTCGAACTAGGTGATTTAGAAACAGCGAAGGAATTTTTCAGCATTGCCAATAGGAAATCAGAAGGTAGATGTTTTGGAAGTCCAAAGAATATTAAATATCTCAAGTTTTTTAAAAGTTAAATCTCAGAGCAAATGAAAACGACCTATTCCGGATAATAGAATTGGATG carries:
- the imm47 gene encoding Imm47 family immunity protein yields the protein MANYTHLMNSSWYGEISNSNISDIKESILRSKTERGIILQLVELFKLGDFTQKTLLIHLLNHSEDEAALNLCIRIFCSICTHEDLRDSNNLLFLENATEDVVHTFASAAVTTLSLEVVPYLLALLEDWDEINDTSIIIRDSIDAFIEFEEHLGDGATVEEIGQYYLEYINRCNSEKYYYNQEIAFIGNLTKKLIERVMIAANTGQRLEMELVPSLLSIWSGEKVPGDYYTVINADNYKGFINYVEGLSKKNWEKGHKYFYGLKV